A genomic region of Rhipicephalus sanguineus isolate Rsan-2018 chromosome 1, BIME_Rsan_1.4, whole genome shotgun sequence contains the following coding sequences:
- the LOC119391009 gene encoding peroxynitrite isomerase THAP4, with product MEKNGLRAKSNRMCSVPQCTNRAIFGKVSLHRFPKEKKRRKLWTIKLRIGKQVSKEMVVCSEHFNKDDFFWGHLDELKPLRRRLKRNAVPSQNIPLRSHEAEVRPRICRRKHTADTQGNKGQDTAVPPEAVTDGDCACELPNYPEEGEYDDQPLQEWLPPLSSSCTSTLQGTRTAAESFRHFLECG from the exons ATGGAGAAAAACGGGCTGAGAGCGAAGAGCAATCGCATGTGCAGTGTGCCACAATGCACAAATCGTGCAATATTTGGAAAAGTCAGCTTGCACCGCTTtccgaaagagaaaaaacgaCGGAAGTTGTGGACAATCAAGCTCCGCATTGGGAAGCAAGTGAGCAAAGAAATGGTCGTGTGTAGCGAGCATTTCAACAAGGACGACTTTTTTTGGGGCCACCTTG ACGAGTTGAAGCCCTTACGAAGGCGGCTGAAGAGAAACGCCGTGCCTTCTCAAAATATCCCGCTGCGCTCCCACGAGGCAGAAGTGAGGCCGAGGATTTGCAGAAGAAAACACACTGCAGATACACAAG GTAACAAGGGCCAGGACACTGCAGTACCACCTGAAGCAGTCACTGATGGGGACTGCGCGTGCGAGCTTCCGAACTATCCTGAAGAAGGTGAATACGACG ACCAACCTCTACAGGAGTGGCTTCCCCCCCTTTCAAGCTCTTGCACGTCTACACTGCAGGGCACACGAACAGCAGCAG aatctttcaggcacttcctcgagtgcggatga